The following proteins are encoded in a genomic region of Ailuropoda melanoleuca isolate Jingjing chromosome 10, ASM200744v2, whole genome shotgun sequence:
- the DNASE1L2 gene encoding deoxyribonuclease-1-like 2 encodes MGGPRVLLAVLWALGAAGATALRIGAFNIQSFGDSKVSDPACGGIIAQILAGYDITLVQEVRDPDLSAVSALMEQINSVSRHEYSFVSSEPLGRDQYKEMYLFVYRKDAVSVVDTYQYPDPEDAFSREPFVVKFSAPGSAAGEFVLIPLHAAPHRAVAEIDALYDVYLDVIDKWGTDDLLFLGDFNADCNYVREGDWPSVRLRSSEVFKWLIPDSADTTVGNSDCAYDRIVACGARLRRRLKPQSAAVHDFQEEFGLDQAQALAISDHFPVEVTLKSH; translated from the exons ATGGGTGGGCCCCGGGTCCTGCTGGCCgtgctctgggccctgggggcCGCCGGGGCCACGGCGCTGCGCATCGGAGCTTTCAACATCCAGAGCTTCGGCGACAGCAAAGTGTCGGACCCGGCCTGCGGCGGCATCATTGCACAA atcctGGCTGGCTATGACATCACGCTGGTGCAGGAGGTGCGAGACCCGGATCTGAGCGCCGTGTCCGCGCTTATGGAGCAGATCAACAg CGTGTCCAGGCACGAGTACAGCTTCGTGAGCAGCGAGCCCCTGGGTCGGGACCAGTACAAGGAAATGTACCTGTTCGTCTACAG GAAGGACGCGGTGTCGGTCGTGGACACGTACCAGTACCCGGACCCGGAGGACGCCTTCAGCCGTGAGCCTTTCGTGGTCAAGTTCTCGGCCCCCGGCTCGG CTGCGGGGGAGTTCGTGCTCATCCCGCTGCACGCGGCACCGCACCGGGCCGTAGCGGAGATCGACGCTCTCTACGACGTGTACCTGGACGTGATCGACAAGTGGGGCACGGAC GACCTGCTGTTCCTGGGCGACTTCAACGCTGACTGCAACTACGTGAGGGAGGGAGACTGGCCGTCTGTCCGCCTGCGCAGCAGCGAGGTCTTCAAGTGGCTCATCCCCGACAGCGCCGACACCACCGTGGGCAACTCGGACTGCGCCTACGACCGCATCGTGGCGTGCGGCGCCCGCCTGCGCAGGAGACTCAAGCCCCAGTCGGCCGCCGTGCACGACTTCCAGGAGGAGTTCGGCCTGGACCAGGCTCAG gCTCTCG
- the E4F1 gene encoding transcription factor E4F1 isoform X3: MEGAMAVRVTAAHTAEARAEAGREAGEGGVVAAATAAAALAPGGFLGLPAPFSEEDEDDVHRCGRCQAEFTALEDFVQHKLQKVCQRAPQEALPAAPAAGALLGQEVVSAVAGPEEPITVAHIVVEAATLTADISHAPDIVGGGHIKEVIVAAEAEPGDGEMAEAPGSPSRQGPAVSGEGEQAQVKLLVNEDGRYVCMLCHKTFKTGSILKAHMVTHSSRKDHECKLCGASFRTKGSLIRHHRRHTDERPYKCAKCGKSFRESGALTRHLKSLTPCTEKIRFSMSKDVVVGKEDAPAGSGTSTVGTVPSSSVTSEPMETSPVIHLVTDAKGTVIHEVHVQMQELPLGMKTLTPEPPGPEELPCPSEGGRENLLHQAMQNSGIVLERVTGEEGALEAAPPAAPSPQTLGDGPSELPLLEVEPVETQVASGASTVPRTHPCPQCSETFPTAATLEAHKRGHAGPRPFTCVQCGKAFPKAYLLKKHQEVHVHERRFRCGDCGKLYKTIAHVRGHRRVHSDERPYPCPECGKCYKTKNAQQVHFRTHLEEKPHVCPFCSRGFREKGSLVRHVRHHTGEKPFKCYRCGRGFAEHGTLNRHLRTKGGCLLEVEELLVSEESPTAAATVLAEDPHTVLVEFSSVVADTQEYIIEATADDAETNEAAEIIEGTQTEVDSHIMKVVQQIVHQASAGHQIIVQNVTMDQEAGLGPEAAAADTITIATPESLTEQVAMTLASAISEGTVLTARAGANGTEQATVTMVSSEDIEILEHAGELVIASPEGQLEVQTVIV; this comes from the exons ATGGAGGGCGCGATGGCAGTGCGGGTGACGGCCGCGCATACGGCAGAAGCCCGGGCCGAAGCCGGGCGGGAGGCGGGCGAGGGCGGGGTCGTGGCAGCGGCGACGGCGGCGGCGGCCTTGGCCCCTGGCGGCTTCCTAGGCCTCCCGGCGCCCTTTAGCGAAGAAG ATGAGGACGATGTGCACAGATGTGGCCGCTGCCAGGCGGAGTTCACTGCCTTGGAAGACTTTGTTCAACACAAGCTCCAGAAGGTGTGCCAGAGGGCCCCTCAGGaggccctccctgcagcccctgctgcTGGTGCGCTGCTGGGCCAGGAG GTGGTGTCAGCAGTGGCAGGCCCGGAGGAGCCCATCACTGTGGCCCACATCGTGGTGGAGGCAGCCACTTTAACGGCAGACATCAGCCACGCACCTGACATCGTCG GCGGCGGACACATCAAAGAGGTCATTGTGGCTGCTGAAGCGGAGCCGGGGGACGGCGAGATGGCAGAAGCCCCAGGTAGCCCCAGCCGTCAGGGGCCTGCGGTCAGCGGGGAGGGCGAGCAGGCTCAGGTCAAGCTGCTGGTGAACGAGGACGGCCGCTACGTGTGCATGCTGTGCCACAAGACCTTCAAGACG ggcagCATCCTCAAGGCCCACATGGTCACCCACAGCAGCCGCAAGGACCACGAGTGCAAGCTGTGCGGGGCCTCCTTCCGGACCAAGGGTTCGCTCATCCGGCACCACCGGCGGCACACCG ACGAGCGCCCCTATAAGTGCGCCAAGTGCGGGAAGAGCTTCCGGGAGTCGGGTGCACTGACCCGGCACCTCAAGTCTCTTACCCCGTGCACAGAAAAAATCCGCTTCAGCATGAGCAAGGACGTGGTTGTCGGCAAAGAGGACGCGCCCGCAG GATCTGGCACCTCCACGGTGGGGACGGTCCCATCTTCATCAGTGACGAGCGAACCTATGGAGACCTCACCCGTGATTCACCTGGTGACAGACGCCAAGGGCACTGTCATCCACGAAGTCCATGTCCAAATGCAGGAGCTTCCCCTGGGCATGAAAACCCTGACTCCAGAG CCCCCGGGCCCCGAGGAGCTTCCCTGTCCCAGCGAGGGTGGCCGTGAGAACCTGCTGCACCAGGCCATGCAGAACTCCGGCATTGTCCTTGAGCGTGTCACCGGAGAGGAGGGGGCCCTGGAGGCAGCTCCTCCCGCCGCACCCAGTCCGCAGACCCTGGGAGATGGTCCCTCAGAGCTGCCGCTGCTGGAAGTGGAGCCTGTGGAGACA CAGGTGGCCAGCGGGGCCTCCACTGTGCCCAGGACCCACCCGTGCCCTCAGTGCAGTGAGACCTTCCCGACGGCGGCCACCCTGGAGGCCCACAAAAGGGGCCATGCAG GGCCAAGGCCGTTCACGTGCGTGCAGTGTGGCAAGGCTTTCCCCAAGGCCTACCTGCTCAAGAAGCACCAGGAGGTGCACGTGCACGAGCGCCGTTTCCGCTGTGGAGACTGCGGGAAGCTCTACAAGACCATCGCCCACGTCCGCGGCCACCGGCGCGTCCACTCCGATGAGCGGCCCTACCCGTGTCCCGAGTGTGGCAAGTGCTACAAGACCAAG AATGCCCAGCAGGTGCACTTCCGGACACACCTGGAGGAGAAGCCGCACGTGTGCCCGTTCTGCAGCCGAGGCTTCCGGGAGAAGGGCTCCCTGGTGAGGCACGTGCGGCAccacacgggcgagaagccctTCAAGTGTTACAGGTGCGGCCGTGGCTTCGCGGAGCATGGCACGCTGAACCGGCACCTGCGCACCAAAG ggggCTGCCTGCTGGAGGTGGAGGAGTTGCTGGTGTCCGAGGAGAGTCCCACGGCAGCCGCCACGGTGCTCGCGGAGGACCCGCACACCGTGCTGGTGGAGTTCTCGTCCGTCGTGGCTGACACCCAGGAGTACATCAttgag GCCACCGCAGACGACGCGGAGACCAACGAAGCCGCAGAGATCATTGAGGGCACCCAGACGGAg GTGGACAGCCACATTATGAAGGTGGTGCAGCAGATCGTGCATCAGGCCAGCGCCGGGCACCAGATCATCGTGCAGAATGTGACTATGGACCAGGAGGCGGGGTTGGGCCCAGAGGCGGCCGCGGCGGACACCATCACCATTGCTACGCCGGAGAGCCTGACGGAGCAGGTGGCCATGACGCTGGCCTCGGCCATCAGCGAGGGCACTGTCCTCACGGCCCGTGCGGGCGCAAACGGCACCGAGCAGGCCACTGTGACCATGGTTTCCTCGGAGGACATTGAAATCCTGGAGCACGCGGGCGAGCTGGTCATCGCCTCACCGGAGGGCCAGCTCGAGGTGCAGACGGTCATCGTCTAG
- the E4F1 gene encoding transcription factor E4F1 isoform X1: MEGAMAVRVTAAHTAEARAEAGREAGEGGVVAAATAAAALAPGGFLGLPAPFSEEDEDDVHRCGRCQAEFTALEDFVQHKLQKVCQRAPQEALPAAPAAGALLGQEVVSAVAGPEEPITVAHIVVEAATLTADISHAPDIVGGGHIKEVIVAAEAEPGDGEMAEAPGSPSRQGPAVSGEGEQAQVKLLVNEDGRYVCMLCHKTFKTGSILKAHMVTHSSRKDHECKLCGASFRTKGSLIRHHRRHTDERPYKCAKCGKSFRESGALTRHLKSLTPCTEKIRFSMSKDVVVGKEDAPAGQRGSGTSTVGTVPSSSVTSEPMETSPVIHLVTDAKGTVIHEVHVQMQELPLGMKTLTPEPPGPEELPCPSEGGRENLLHQAMQNSGIVLERVTGEEGALEAAPPAAPSPQTLGDGPSELPLLEVEPVETQVASGASTVPRTHPCPQCSETFPTAATLEAHKRGHAGPRPFTCVQCGKAFPKAYLLKKHQEVHVHERRFRCGDCGKLYKTIAHVRGHRRVHSDERPYPCPECGKCYKTKNAQQVHFRTHLEEKPHVCPFCSRGFREKGSLVRHVRHHTGEKPFKCYRCGRGFAEHGTLNRHLRTKGGCLLEVEELLVSEESPTAAATVLAEDPHTVLVEFSSVVADTQEYIIEATADDAETNEAAEIIEGTQTEVDSHIMKVVQQIVHQASAGHQIIVQNVTMDQEAGLGPEAAAADTITIATPESLTEQVAMTLASAISEGTVLTARAGANGTEQATVTMVSSEDIEILEHAGELVIASPEGQLEVQTVIV; this comes from the exons ATGGAGGGCGCGATGGCAGTGCGGGTGACGGCCGCGCATACGGCAGAAGCCCGGGCCGAAGCCGGGCGGGAGGCGGGCGAGGGCGGGGTCGTGGCAGCGGCGACGGCGGCGGCGGCCTTGGCCCCTGGCGGCTTCCTAGGCCTCCCGGCGCCCTTTAGCGAAGAAG ATGAGGACGATGTGCACAGATGTGGCCGCTGCCAGGCGGAGTTCACTGCCTTGGAAGACTTTGTTCAACACAAGCTCCAGAAGGTGTGCCAGAGGGCCCCTCAGGaggccctccctgcagcccctgctgcTGGTGCGCTGCTGGGCCAGGAG GTGGTGTCAGCAGTGGCAGGCCCGGAGGAGCCCATCACTGTGGCCCACATCGTGGTGGAGGCAGCCACTTTAACGGCAGACATCAGCCACGCACCTGACATCGTCG GCGGCGGACACATCAAAGAGGTCATTGTGGCTGCTGAAGCGGAGCCGGGGGACGGCGAGATGGCAGAAGCCCCAGGTAGCCCCAGCCGTCAGGGGCCTGCGGTCAGCGGGGAGGGCGAGCAGGCTCAGGTCAAGCTGCTGGTGAACGAGGACGGCCGCTACGTGTGCATGCTGTGCCACAAGACCTTCAAGACG ggcagCATCCTCAAGGCCCACATGGTCACCCACAGCAGCCGCAAGGACCACGAGTGCAAGCTGTGCGGGGCCTCCTTCCGGACCAAGGGTTCGCTCATCCGGCACCACCGGCGGCACACCG ACGAGCGCCCCTATAAGTGCGCCAAGTGCGGGAAGAGCTTCCGGGAGTCGGGTGCACTGACCCGGCACCTCAAGTCTCTTACCCCGTGCACAGAAAAAATCCGCTTCAGCATGAGCAAGGACGTGGTTGTCGGCAAAGAGGACGCGCCCGCAGGTCAGCGAG GATCTGGCACCTCCACGGTGGGGACGGTCCCATCTTCATCAGTGACGAGCGAACCTATGGAGACCTCACCCGTGATTCACCTGGTGACAGACGCCAAGGGCACTGTCATCCACGAAGTCCATGTCCAAATGCAGGAGCTTCCCCTGGGCATGAAAACCCTGACTCCAGAG CCCCCGGGCCCCGAGGAGCTTCCCTGTCCCAGCGAGGGTGGCCGTGAGAACCTGCTGCACCAGGCCATGCAGAACTCCGGCATTGTCCTTGAGCGTGTCACCGGAGAGGAGGGGGCCCTGGAGGCAGCTCCTCCCGCCGCACCCAGTCCGCAGACCCTGGGAGATGGTCCCTCAGAGCTGCCGCTGCTGGAAGTGGAGCCTGTGGAGACA CAGGTGGCCAGCGGGGCCTCCACTGTGCCCAGGACCCACCCGTGCCCTCAGTGCAGTGAGACCTTCCCGACGGCGGCCACCCTGGAGGCCCACAAAAGGGGCCATGCAG GGCCAAGGCCGTTCACGTGCGTGCAGTGTGGCAAGGCTTTCCCCAAGGCCTACCTGCTCAAGAAGCACCAGGAGGTGCACGTGCACGAGCGCCGTTTCCGCTGTGGAGACTGCGGGAAGCTCTACAAGACCATCGCCCACGTCCGCGGCCACCGGCGCGTCCACTCCGATGAGCGGCCCTACCCGTGTCCCGAGTGTGGCAAGTGCTACAAGACCAAG AATGCCCAGCAGGTGCACTTCCGGACACACCTGGAGGAGAAGCCGCACGTGTGCCCGTTCTGCAGCCGAGGCTTCCGGGAGAAGGGCTCCCTGGTGAGGCACGTGCGGCAccacacgggcgagaagccctTCAAGTGTTACAGGTGCGGCCGTGGCTTCGCGGAGCATGGCACGCTGAACCGGCACCTGCGCACCAAAG ggggCTGCCTGCTGGAGGTGGAGGAGTTGCTGGTGTCCGAGGAGAGTCCCACGGCAGCCGCCACGGTGCTCGCGGAGGACCCGCACACCGTGCTGGTGGAGTTCTCGTCCGTCGTGGCTGACACCCAGGAGTACATCAttgag GCCACCGCAGACGACGCGGAGACCAACGAAGCCGCAGAGATCATTGAGGGCACCCAGACGGAg GTGGACAGCCACATTATGAAGGTGGTGCAGCAGATCGTGCATCAGGCCAGCGCCGGGCACCAGATCATCGTGCAGAATGTGACTATGGACCAGGAGGCGGGGTTGGGCCCAGAGGCGGCCGCGGCGGACACCATCACCATTGCTACGCCGGAGAGCCTGACGGAGCAGGTGGCCATGACGCTGGCCTCGGCCATCAGCGAGGGCACTGTCCTCACGGCCCGTGCGGGCGCAAACGGCACCGAGCAGGCCACTGTGACCATGGTTTCCTCGGAGGACATTGAAATCCTGGAGCACGCGGGCGAGCTGGTCATCGCCTCACCGGAGGGCCAGCTCGAGGTGCAGACGGTCATCGTCTAG
- the E4F1 gene encoding transcription factor E4F1 isoform X2: MEGAMAVRVTAAHTAEARAEAGREAGEGGVVAAATAAAALAPGGFLGLPAPFSEEDEDDVHRCGRCQAEFTALEDFVQHKLQKVCQRAPQEALPAAPAAGALLGQEVVSAVAGPEEPITVAHIVVEAATLTADISHAPDIVGGGHIKEVIVAAEAEPGDGEMAEAPGSPSRQGPAVSGEGEQAQVKLLVNEDGRYVCMLCHKTFKTGSILKAHMVTHSSRKDHECKLCGASFRTKGSLIRHHRRHTDERPYKCAKCGKSFRESGALTRHLKSLTPCTEKIRFSMSKDVVVGKEDAPAGQRGSGTSTVGTVPSSSVTSEPMETSPVIHLVTDAKGTVIHEVHVQMQELPLGMKTLTPEPPGPEELPCPSEGGRENLLHQAMQNSGIVLERVTGEEGALEAAPPAAPSPQTLGDGPSELPLLEVEPVETVASGASTVPRTHPCPQCSETFPTAATLEAHKRGHAGPRPFTCVQCGKAFPKAYLLKKHQEVHVHERRFRCGDCGKLYKTIAHVRGHRRVHSDERPYPCPECGKCYKTKNAQQVHFRTHLEEKPHVCPFCSRGFREKGSLVRHVRHHTGEKPFKCYRCGRGFAEHGTLNRHLRTKGGCLLEVEELLVSEESPTAAATVLAEDPHTVLVEFSSVVADTQEYIIEATADDAETNEAAEIIEGTQTEVDSHIMKVVQQIVHQASAGHQIIVQNVTMDQEAGLGPEAAAADTITIATPESLTEQVAMTLASAISEGTVLTARAGANGTEQATVTMVSSEDIEILEHAGELVIASPEGQLEVQTVIV, from the exons ATGGAGGGCGCGATGGCAGTGCGGGTGACGGCCGCGCATACGGCAGAAGCCCGGGCCGAAGCCGGGCGGGAGGCGGGCGAGGGCGGGGTCGTGGCAGCGGCGACGGCGGCGGCGGCCTTGGCCCCTGGCGGCTTCCTAGGCCTCCCGGCGCCCTTTAGCGAAGAAG ATGAGGACGATGTGCACAGATGTGGCCGCTGCCAGGCGGAGTTCACTGCCTTGGAAGACTTTGTTCAACACAAGCTCCAGAAGGTGTGCCAGAGGGCCCCTCAGGaggccctccctgcagcccctgctgcTGGTGCGCTGCTGGGCCAGGAG GTGGTGTCAGCAGTGGCAGGCCCGGAGGAGCCCATCACTGTGGCCCACATCGTGGTGGAGGCAGCCACTTTAACGGCAGACATCAGCCACGCACCTGACATCGTCG GCGGCGGACACATCAAAGAGGTCATTGTGGCTGCTGAAGCGGAGCCGGGGGACGGCGAGATGGCAGAAGCCCCAGGTAGCCCCAGCCGTCAGGGGCCTGCGGTCAGCGGGGAGGGCGAGCAGGCTCAGGTCAAGCTGCTGGTGAACGAGGACGGCCGCTACGTGTGCATGCTGTGCCACAAGACCTTCAAGACG ggcagCATCCTCAAGGCCCACATGGTCACCCACAGCAGCCGCAAGGACCACGAGTGCAAGCTGTGCGGGGCCTCCTTCCGGACCAAGGGTTCGCTCATCCGGCACCACCGGCGGCACACCG ACGAGCGCCCCTATAAGTGCGCCAAGTGCGGGAAGAGCTTCCGGGAGTCGGGTGCACTGACCCGGCACCTCAAGTCTCTTACCCCGTGCACAGAAAAAATCCGCTTCAGCATGAGCAAGGACGTGGTTGTCGGCAAAGAGGACGCGCCCGCAGGTCAGCGAG GATCTGGCACCTCCACGGTGGGGACGGTCCCATCTTCATCAGTGACGAGCGAACCTATGGAGACCTCACCCGTGATTCACCTGGTGACAGACGCCAAGGGCACTGTCATCCACGAAGTCCATGTCCAAATGCAGGAGCTTCCCCTGGGCATGAAAACCCTGACTCCAGAG CCCCCGGGCCCCGAGGAGCTTCCCTGTCCCAGCGAGGGTGGCCGTGAGAACCTGCTGCACCAGGCCATGCAGAACTCCGGCATTGTCCTTGAGCGTGTCACCGGAGAGGAGGGGGCCCTGGAGGCAGCTCCTCCCGCCGCACCCAGTCCGCAGACCCTGGGAGATGGTCCCTCAGAGCTGCCGCTGCTGGAAGTGGAGCCTGTGGAGACA GTGGCCAGCGGGGCCTCCACTGTGCCCAGGACCCACCCGTGCCCTCAGTGCAGTGAGACCTTCCCGACGGCGGCCACCCTGGAGGCCCACAAAAGGGGCCATGCAG GGCCAAGGCCGTTCACGTGCGTGCAGTGTGGCAAGGCTTTCCCCAAGGCCTACCTGCTCAAGAAGCACCAGGAGGTGCACGTGCACGAGCGCCGTTTCCGCTGTGGAGACTGCGGGAAGCTCTACAAGACCATCGCCCACGTCCGCGGCCACCGGCGCGTCCACTCCGATGAGCGGCCCTACCCGTGTCCCGAGTGTGGCAAGTGCTACAAGACCAAG AATGCCCAGCAGGTGCACTTCCGGACACACCTGGAGGAGAAGCCGCACGTGTGCCCGTTCTGCAGCCGAGGCTTCCGGGAGAAGGGCTCCCTGGTGAGGCACGTGCGGCAccacacgggcgagaagccctTCAAGTGTTACAGGTGCGGCCGTGGCTTCGCGGAGCATGGCACGCTGAACCGGCACCTGCGCACCAAAG ggggCTGCCTGCTGGAGGTGGAGGAGTTGCTGGTGTCCGAGGAGAGTCCCACGGCAGCCGCCACGGTGCTCGCGGAGGACCCGCACACCGTGCTGGTGGAGTTCTCGTCCGTCGTGGCTGACACCCAGGAGTACATCAttgag GCCACCGCAGACGACGCGGAGACCAACGAAGCCGCAGAGATCATTGAGGGCACCCAGACGGAg GTGGACAGCCACATTATGAAGGTGGTGCAGCAGATCGTGCATCAGGCCAGCGCCGGGCACCAGATCATCGTGCAGAATGTGACTATGGACCAGGAGGCGGGGTTGGGCCCAGAGGCGGCCGCGGCGGACACCATCACCATTGCTACGCCGGAGAGCCTGACGGAGCAGGTGGCCATGACGCTGGCCTCGGCCATCAGCGAGGGCACTGTCCTCACGGCCCGTGCGGGCGCAAACGGCACCGAGCAGGCCACTGTGACCATGGTTTCCTCGGAGGACATTGAAATCCTGGAGCACGCGGGCGAGCTGGTCATCGCCTCACCGGAGGGCCAGCTCGAGGTGCAGACGGTCATCGTCTAG
- the E4F1 gene encoding transcription factor E4F1 isoform X4, with product MEGAMAVRVTAAHTAEARAEAGREAGEGGVVAAATAAAALAPGGFLGLPAPFSEEDEDDVHRCGRCQAEFTALEDFVQHKLQKVCQRAPQEALPAAPAAGALLGQEVVSAVAGPEEPITVAHIVVEAATLTADISHAPDIVGGGHIKEVIVAAEAEPGDGEMAEAPGSPSRQGPAVSGEGEQAQVKLLVNEDGRYVCMLCHKTFKTGSILKAHMVTHSSRKDHECKLCGASFRTKGSLIRHHRRHTDERPYKCAKCGKSFRESGALTRHLKSLTPCTEKIRFSMSKDVVVGKEDAPAGSGTSTVGTVPSSSVTSEPMETSPVIHLVTDAKGTVIHEVHVQMQELPLGMKTLTPEPPGPEELPCPSEGGRENLLHQAMQNSGIVLERVTGEEGALEAAPPAAPSPQTLGDGPSELPLLEVEPVETVASGASTVPRTHPCPQCSETFPTAATLEAHKRGHAGPRPFTCVQCGKAFPKAYLLKKHQEVHVHERRFRCGDCGKLYKTIAHVRGHRRVHSDERPYPCPECGKCYKTKNAQQVHFRTHLEEKPHVCPFCSRGFREKGSLVRHVRHHTGEKPFKCYRCGRGFAEHGTLNRHLRTKGGCLLEVEELLVSEESPTAAATVLAEDPHTVLVEFSSVVADTQEYIIEATADDAETNEAAEIIEGTQTEVDSHIMKVVQQIVHQASAGHQIIVQNVTMDQEAGLGPEAAAADTITIATPESLTEQVAMTLASAISEGTVLTARAGANGTEQATVTMVSSEDIEILEHAGELVIASPEGQLEVQTVIV from the exons ATGGAGGGCGCGATGGCAGTGCGGGTGACGGCCGCGCATACGGCAGAAGCCCGGGCCGAAGCCGGGCGGGAGGCGGGCGAGGGCGGGGTCGTGGCAGCGGCGACGGCGGCGGCGGCCTTGGCCCCTGGCGGCTTCCTAGGCCTCCCGGCGCCCTTTAGCGAAGAAG ATGAGGACGATGTGCACAGATGTGGCCGCTGCCAGGCGGAGTTCACTGCCTTGGAAGACTTTGTTCAACACAAGCTCCAGAAGGTGTGCCAGAGGGCCCCTCAGGaggccctccctgcagcccctgctgcTGGTGCGCTGCTGGGCCAGGAG GTGGTGTCAGCAGTGGCAGGCCCGGAGGAGCCCATCACTGTGGCCCACATCGTGGTGGAGGCAGCCACTTTAACGGCAGACATCAGCCACGCACCTGACATCGTCG GCGGCGGACACATCAAAGAGGTCATTGTGGCTGCTGAAGCGGAGCCGGGGGACGGCGAGATGGCAGAAGCCCCAGGTAGCCCCAGCCGTCAGGGGCCTGCGGTCAGCGGGGAGGGCGAGCAGGCTCAGGTCAAGCTGCTGGTGAACGAGGACGGCCGCTACGTGTGCATGCTGTGCCACAAGACCTTCAAGACG ggcagCATCCTCAAGGCCCACATGGTCACCCACAGCAGCCGCAAGGACCACGAGTGCAAGCTGTGCGGGGCCTCCTTCCGGACCAAGGGTTCGCTCATCCGGCACCACCGGCGGCACACCG ACGAGCGCCCCTATAAGTGCGCCAAGTGCGGGAAGAGCTTCCGGGAGTCGGGTGCACTGACCCGGCACCTCAAGTCTCTTACCCCGTGCACAGAAAAAATCCGCTTCAGCATGAGCAAGGACGTGGTTGTCGGCAAAGAGGACGCGCCCGCAG GATCTGGCACCTCCACGGTGGGGACGGTCCCATCTTCATCAGTGACGAGCGAACCTATGGAGACCTCACCCGTGATTCACCTGGTGACAGACGCCAAGGGCACTGTCATCCACGAAGTCCATGTCCAAATGCAGGAGCTTCCCCTGGGCATGAAAACCCTGACTCCAGAG CCCCCGGGCCCCGAGGAGCTTCCCTGTCCCAGCGAGGGTGGCCGTGAGAACCTGCTGCACCAGGCCATGCAGAACTCCGGCATTGTCCTTGAGCGTGTCACCGGAGAGGAGGGGGCCCTGGAGGCAGCTCCTCCCGCCGCACCCAGTCCGCAGACCCTGGGAGATGGTCCCTCAGAGCTGCCGCTGCTGGAAGTGGAGCCTGTGGAGACA GTGGCCAGCGGGGCCTCCACTGTGCCCAGGACCCACCCGTGCCCTCAGTGCAGTGAGACCTTCCCGACGGCGGCCACCCTGGAGGCCCACAAAAGGGGCCATGCAG GGCCAAGGCCGTTCACGTGCGTGCAGTGTGGCAAGGCTTTCCCCAAGGCCTACCTGCTCAAGAAGCACCAGGAGGTGCACGTGCACGAGCGCCGTTTCCGCTGTGGAGACTGCGGGAAGCTCTACAAGACCATCGCCCACGTCCGCGGCCACCGGCGCGTCCACTCCGATGAGCGGCCCTACCCGTGTCCCGAGTGTGGCAAGTGCTACAAGACCAAG AATGCCCAGCAGGTGCACTTCCGGACACACCTGGAGGAGAAGCCGCACGTGTGCCCGTTCTGCAGCCGAGGCTTCCGGGAGAAGGGCTCCCTGGTGAGGCACGTGCGGCAccacacgggcgagaagccctTCAAGTGTTACAGGTGCGGCCGTGGCTTCGCGGAGCATGGCACGCTGAACCGGCACCTGCGCACCAAAG ggggCTGCCTGCTGGAGGTGGAGGAGTTGCTGGTGTCCGAGGAGAGTCCCACGGCAGCCGCCACGGTGCTCGCGGAGGACCCGCACACCGTGCTGGTGGAGTTCTCGTCCGTCGTGGCTGACACCCAGGAGTACATCAttgag GCCACCGCAGACGACGCGGAGACCAACGAAGCCGCAGAGATCATTGAGGGCACCCAGACGGAg GTGGACAGCCACATTATGAAGGTGGTGCAGCAGATCGTGCATCAGGCCAGCGCCGGGCACCAGATCATCGTGCAGAATGTGACTATGGACCAGGAGGCGGGGTTGGGCCCAGAGGCGGCCGCGGCGGACACCATCACCATTGCTACGCCGGAGAGCCTGACGGAGCAGGTGGCCATGACGCTGGCCTCGGCCATCAGCGAGGGCACTGTCCTCACGGCCCGTGCGGGCGCAAACGGCACCGAGCAGGCCACTGTGACCATGGTTTCCTCGGAGGACATTGAAATCCTGGAGCACGCGGGCGAGCTGGTCATCGCCTCACCGGAGGGCCAGCTCGAGGTGCAGACGGTCATCGTCTAG